From a region of the Campylobacter showae genome:
- the metG gene encoding methionine--tRNA ligase, whose translation MNTTYITTPIYYVNDVPHIGHAYTTVIADTVARFARLKGDDTYFMTGTDEHGQKIEQAAAKKGYTPQAYADEISAKFREMWDKFEISYDHFIRTTDDYHKLTAQNAFEKMYKKGDIYKGEYEGYYCVSCESFFTQTQLLEDERCPDCGRPTNLVKEESYFFKLSKYQDALLKWYEENEDCIVPRGKKNEVVSFVKGGLRDLSITRTSFEWGIKLPASLNEPRHVMYVWLDALINYLSTLGYTRGDDKMNYWKGATHIVGKDILRFHAVYWPAFLMSLDLPLPRCVAAHGWWTRDGEKMSKSKGNVINPSEVADAYGLENFRYFMLREVPFGQDGDFSQKAMIERINSELSNDLGNLLSRIVGMSEKYSDFEIKGQNLRKFYGEVLDSGNEYLQNAIKNLESFATNRYLEELFKALTLANASIAKFEPWNLIKNGKKDEANALVSLCANLLARVAVLLSPAMPKTCEKIAQTLGFEISTATYKKIILNNEILDFKAQKTQPLFPKIEKELMATAVPSVSEPAKTAPAPQEKSDAKIKIDDFKKYVIKVGTVLECSNIEGSEKLLKFKIDLGEEQPRQILSGIAKFYAPADLVGKQVCVLANLKPAKIFGHISEGMILSAEDGSLCLIAPMAAVKNGSQIG comes from the coding sequence ATGAACACGACTTATATTACGACTCCGATTTATTACGTAAACGACGTGCCGCACATCGGACACGCCTACACGACCGTGATCGCCGATACGGTAGCGAGATTTGCGAGGCTAAAGGGCGATGATACGTACTTTATGACCGGCACCGACGAGCACGGGCAAAAGATCGAACAAGCCGCCGCAAAAAAAGGCTACACGCCGCAAGCCTACGCTGACGAGATAAGCGCGAAATTTAGAGAGATGTGGGATAAATTTGAGATCAGCTACGATCATTTTATCCGTACGACCGACGACTATCACAAGCTCACCGCGCAAAATGCATTCGAAAAAATGTATAAAAAAGGCGACATCTACAAGGGCGAGTACGAGGGGTACTACTGCGTTAGCTGTGAGAGTTTTTTCACGCAGACTCAGCTTTTGGAGGACGAGAGGTGTCCGGACTGCGGCAGGCCGACAAATTTGGTGAAAGAGGAGAGCTATTTTTTCAAACTATCAAAATACCAAGACGCGCTACTAAAATGGTACGAGGAGAACGAGGACTGTATCGTGCCGCGCGGCAAGAAAAACGAGGTTGTGAGCTTCGTAAAAGGCGGCCTGCGCGATCTCTCGATCACTCGCACGAGCTTTGAGTGGGGTATCAAGCTGCCCGCGAGCCTAAACGAACCAAGACATGTGATGTACGTCTGGCTAGACGCGCTCATAAACTATCTTAGCACGCTTGGCTACACGCGCGGCGATGATAAGATGAACTACTGGAAGGGCGCGACGCATATAGTCGGCAAAGATATTTTGCGCTTTCACGCGGTGTACTGGCCGGCGTTTTTGATGAGTCTTGACCTGCCGCTGCCTCGCTGCGTCGCCGCTCACGGCTGGTGGACGAGAGACGGCGAAAAGATGAGCAAAAGCAAGGGCAACGTCATCAACCCAAGCGAGGTCGCAGACGCGTACGGGCTGGAAAATTTCCGCTACTTTATGCTACGCGAAGTGCCGTTTGGGCAGGACGGCGACTTTTCGCAAAAGGCGATGATCGAGCGCATAAACTCCGAGCTTAGCAATGATTTGGGCAATCTTTTAAGCCGCATAGTGGGCATGAGCGAAAAGTACTCGGACTTTGAGATAAAGGGCCAAAATTTACGCAAATTTTACGGCGAGGTTTTGGATAGCGGCAACGAATACCTACAAAACGCTATCAAAAATTTAGAGAGTTTCGCCACGAATCGCTATCTTGAGGAGCTCTTTAAGGCGCTAACGCTCGCAAACGCGAGCATAGCTAAATTTGAGCCGTGGAATCTAATCAAAAACGGCAAAAAAGACGAAGCAAACGCGCTCGTGTCGCTGTGCGCGAACCTGCTGGCTCGCGTGGCCGTCCTGTTAAGCCCTGCGATGCCAAAAACCTGCGAAAAGATCGCGCAGACGCTTGGCTTTGAGATCTCGACGGCTACTTATAAAAAAATCATCCTAAACAACGAAATTTTGGACTTTAAAGCGCAAAAAACGCAGCCGCTTTTCCCAAAAATAGAAAAAGAGCTGATGGCGACTGCGGTACCGAGCGTGAGCGAACCCGCCAAAACCGCCCCTGCGCCGCAAGAAAAATCGGACGCGAAGATAAAAATCGACGACTTTAAAAAATACGTCATAAAAGTAGGCACCGTGCTTGAGTGCTCAAATATCGAAGGCAGCGAGAAGTTGCTTAAATTTAAGATTGATCTTGGCGAAGAGCAGCCGCGTCAAATTTTATCGGGCATAGCTAAATTTTACGCTCCGGCGGATCTAGTCGGCAAGCAGGTCTGCGTGCTGGCAAACCTAAAACCGGCTAAAATTTTCGGCCATATATCCGAGGGCATGATACTTAGCGCCGAGGACGGGTCACTGTGCCTCATCGCGCCTATGGCTGCGGTCAAAAACGGCTCGCAAATAGGCTAG
- the mobB gene encoding molybdopterin-guanine dinucleotide biosynthesis protein B, with protein sequence MKKAAMAFSGPSNSGKTTLILKVAKKFIDDGLKVVIIKHDPGDKARFDVEGKDSYKFAQIGAEVAVMSPTRTTFFSQESKSVDDVVAMAGEFDLLLVEGLKTLPLPRISVFKDEINEDYLSFSNAIASYQKDYEVDKPNFDLDDTQAICEWILKNAKVLK encoded by the coding sequence ATGAAAAAAGCGGCGATGGCGTTTTCCGGACCTTCAAATAGCGGCAAAACCACGCTTATTTTAAAGGTCGCCAAAAAATTTATCGATGACGGGCTAAAAGTCGTAATTATCAAGCACGACCCGGGCGACAAGGCAAGATTTGACGTCGAGGGCAAGGATAGTTACAAATTTGCTCAAATAGGCGCCGAGGTCGCGGTCATGAGTCCGACGCGCACGACCTTTTTCTCGCAGGAGAGCAAGAGCGTGGACGACGTCGTGGCGATGGCTGGCGAGTTTGATTTGCTATTAGTTGAGGGGCTAAAGACTCTGCCGCTGCCGCGCATCAGCGTGTTTAAGGACGAGATAAACGAGGATTATCTTAGCTTTTCAAACGCGATCGCAAGCTATCAAAAAGACTACGAGGTCGATAAGCCAAATTTCGATCTAGACGATACGCAGGCTATCTGCGAGTGGATACTAAAAAATGCAAAGGTTTTAAAATGA
- a CDS encoding class 1 fructose-bisphosphatase, whose amino-acid sequence MNEIFKTIKKIAVKIGEEIKYADLGYTDHANATGDTQLKLDVRSDEIITAEFANLACVKALVSEEKEDMLALNEGAKFIVAYDPLDGSSLVDVNFSIGSIFGIYENELTPQNLKAAAYVVYGPRLELVLCDGETAPALYRLGRDGEFKSIKNLALAQKGKLNATGATQKGWSETHAKFIRELFLQGYRLRYSGAMVSDLHQILLKGGGLFSYPATIDAPKGKLRALFEVLPFAFIYERAGGATSDGYSATLFDMKVEKIHQTTPCFFGSKDEINLLHKFYGSAK is encoded by the coding sequence ATGAACGAAATTTTCAAAACGATTAAAAAGATCGCCGTAAAAATCGGCGAGGAGATCAAGTATGCCGATCTAGGCTACACCGATCACGCCAACGCCACGGGCGACACGCAGCTAAAACTAGATGTGAGAAGCGACGAGATCATCACGGCTGAGTTTGCAAATTTAGCCTGCGTAAAAGCGCTGGTTAGCGAGGAAAAAGAGGATATGCTGGCGCTAAACGAGGGCGCTAAATTTATCGTCGCCTACGATCCGCTAGACGGCTCTAGCCTGGTGGACGTAAATTTTTCCATCGGCTCGATTTTTGGCATTTACGAAAACGAGCTAACGCCGCAAAATCTAAAAGCCGCCGCTTACGTCGTGTACGGCCCGCGCCTTGAGCTCGTGCTTTGCGACGGCGAGACGGCTCCCGCGCTTTACCGCTTGGGTAGGGACGGCGAGTTTAAATCTATCAAAAATCTAGCGCTCGCGCAAAAAGGCAAGCTAAATGCCACGGGCGCGACGCAAAAAGGCTGGAGCGAAACTCATGCTAAATTTATCCGCGAGCTGTTTTTGCAGGGGTATCGCCTCAGATACTCGGGCGCCATGGTGAGCGACCTGCATCAAATTTTACTAAAAGGCGGCGGGCTTTTTAGCTATCCTGCCACGATCGACGCGCCAAAGGGTAAGCTAAGAGCGCTATTTGAGGTGCTACCGTTTGCCTTCATCTACGAGCGTGCCGGCGGTGCGACTAGCGACGGATACTCGGCAACGCTTTTTGATATGAAAGTGGAAAAAATCCATCAAACCACGCCTTGCTTTTTTGGCTCCAAAGACGAGATAAATTTACTGCATAAATTTTACGGAAGCGCGAAATGA
- a CDS encoding ferrochelatase, translated as MNIENLRRLINGEALNKPSVSAVEGFAFESKNVRQGYAYIGLGAGADEIAVAVANGAYAVLVEQRCEVVDPEVAFIKVDSLSAALIRLMRFETSYKNLKFCSVNPVQKALLARMSLGKNAEGNAAGLLPEDATRLFIKIMKAGAGDLFFTDDLKILSKIAPLYDTVFSDVDAVCAQGGSLFASSVVCEGVYYPNLNFPKVFTHYLCGLLRYLIRAGFSFKLGDTRNLGHFEPIFINKNFRVVPFGASSQAFIAECDDELFDMEAAFLARNFSGGIEICVPEDFAGSAAATMRFKELAELKNLSNFHYALVKCQKEELEAMLNLAAPEPDLFGEIL; from the coding sequence GTGAATATCGAAAACCTAAGGCGCCTCATCAACGGCGAAGCGCTAAATAAACCAAGCGTCAGCGCCGTGGAGGGCTTTGCGTTTGAGAGTAAAAATGTACGCCAGGGCTACGCCTACATCGGGCTTGGCGCTGGCGCGGACGAGATAGCCGTGGCCGTCGCAAACGGCGCTTATGCCGTGCTCGTCGAGCAAAGATGCGAGGTTGTAGATCCCGAAGTCGCTTTTATCAAGGTCGATAGCCTGAGCGCCGCGCTGATACGGCTAATGCGCTTTGAGACCAGCTACAAAAATCTCAAATTTTGCTCCGTTAATCCCGTGCAAAAAGCCTTGCTAGCGCGCATGAGCCTAGGCAAAAACGCCGAAGGCAACGCAGCCGGCTTGCTACCAGAGGATGCGACGCGACTTTTTATAAAGATAATGAAAGCGGGCGCGGGGGATCTGTTTTTCACCGACGATCTTAAAATTTTATCCAAGATCGCGCCGCTATACGACACCGTTTTTAGCGACGTGGACGCGGTTTGCGCGCAGGGCGGCTCACTGTTTGCCTCTAGCGTCGTTTGCGAGGGCGTTTATTATCCAAACTTAAATTTCCCTAAAGTTTTCACGCACTATCTTTGCGGGCTTTTAAGGTATCTGATCCGCGCTGGCTTTTCTTTTAAGCTCGGCGACACGCGAAATTTAGGGCACTTTGAGCCTATTTTTATAAATAAAAACTTTCGCGTCGTGCCTTTTGGCGCGAGCTCTCAGGCCTTTATCGCTGAGTGCGACGACGAGCTTTTTGATATGGAGGCAGCGTTTCTCGCGCGCAATTTTAGCGGCGGTATCGAGATTTGCGTGCCTGAGGATTTTGCTGGAAGCGCGGCGGCTACGATGAGATTTAAGGAGCTTGCCGAGCTGAAAAATCTTTCAAATTTTCACTACGCTCTCGTTAAATGCCAAAAAGAGGAGCTTGAAGCGATGCTAAATTTGGCCGCGCCCGAGCCTGATTTGTTTGGCGAAATTTTATAA
- the queC gene encoding 7-cyano-7-deazaguanine synthase QueC codes for MKKAVCIMSGGMDSTLCAVLAKRAGYEIIALHFDYGQRTMKREKIAFEQICERIGALKKVNLDASFIADIGGNALTDESLPIRKDGAKPDTPSTYVPFRNGIFISIAAALAEKEGAQALYIGIVEEDGSGYPDCTADFIAKIETAVNAGNSKDFSLQIVTPLVNLSKADIVRESLEAGSPLELTWSCYEREDEACGECDSCRLRLRGFELASEKDRIKYVNLK; via the coding sequence GTGAAAAAAGCGGTTTGCATAATGAGCGGCGGCATGGACAGCACCCTCTGCGCCGTCCTCGCCAAGCGCGCTGGCTACGAGATCATCGCGCTGCATTTTGACTACGGGCAGCGAACGATGAAGCGCGAAAAGATAGCGTTTGAGCAGATCTGCGAGCGTATCGGCGCTCTAAAAAAGGTAAATTTAGATGCTAGTTTTATAGCAGACATCGGCGGCAACGCGCTAACCGACGAGAGCCTGCCTATCCGTAAAGACGGCGCCAAGCCCGACACCCCTAGCACCTACGTCCCGTTTCGAAACGGCATCTTTATCTCTATCGCCGCCGCGCTAGCCGAAAAAGAAGGCGCGCAGGCGCTATATATCGGCATCGTCGAGGAGGACGGCTCGGGCTACCCGGACTGCACGGCGGACTTTATCGCCAAGATAGAAACCGCCGTGAATGCCGGCAACTCAAAGGATTTTAGCCTGCAAATCGTCACGCCGCTGGTAAATTTAAGCAAGGCTGACATCGTGCGAGAGTCGCTCGAGGCCGGCTCTCCGCTAGAGCTAACCTGGAGCTGCTACGAGCGCGAGGACGAGGCCTGCGGCGAATGCGACAGCTGCCGCTTGAGACTGCGAGGATTTGAGCTTGCAAGCGAAAAAGACAGGATAAAGTACGTAAATCTAAAATAA
- the ybeY gene encoding rRNA maturation RNase YbeY encodes MILCEDDYPKILDQICDYLTAGEVELSFVDAEEMKEINVRQRGIYETTDVLSFPLEMQLHTPLGCIVINTELVAAKAAELGHSEDDETALLFTHGLLHVLGYDHENDAGEMRAKECEVIEKFSLPKSLIVRTQDAGEE; translated from the coding sequence ATGATACTTTGCGAGGACGATTATCCGAAGATTTTGGATCAAATTTGCGACTATTTGACCGCAGGCGAAGTGGAGCTTAGTTTCGTGGACGCCGAGGAGATGAAGGAGATAAACGTCCGCCAGCGCGGCATCTACGAGACTACAGACGTGCTGAGCTTCCCGCTTGAGATGCAGTTGCACACGCCGCTTGGCTGTATCGTGATAAACACTGAGCTGGTCGCTGCCAAAGCCGCCGAGCTAGGGCACAGCGAGGATGACGAGACGGCGCTGCTTTTCACACACGGGCTGCTTCACGTACTGGGCTACGATCACGAAAATGACGCGGGCGAGATGAGGGCCAAAGAGTGTGAGGTGATCGAGAAGTTTAGCCTGCCAAAGAGCCTCATCGTGCGAACGCAGGATGCTGGCGAGGAATAA
- a CDS encoding membrane lipoprotein lipid attachment site-containing protein: MKKSVFFLSFILALAGCADKKYIHEPLKNELLAYTSKSEIIDAKTNILIVATYLNPIYNELIDEQKREKFVVAVHPKEAKILEESFTANGSQRGIMVRRLAANDPLLEKVSFEVPWAQYFEVSTPEISSDKININFEIYPSKKASLSFQKVSKSMYWNGEALGK, translated from the coding sequence ATGAAAAAAAGCGTATTTTTTTTAAGTTTTATTTTGGCGTTAGCCGGCTGTGCGGATAAAAAATATATCCACGAACCATTAAAAAACGAGCTTTTAGCTTACACGAGCAAGTCTGAGATCATAGATGCCAAGACGAATATCCTAATCGTCGCGACCTATCTAAATCCGATCTATAACGAGCTGATCGATGAACAAAAAAGAGAGAAATTCGTCGTGGCCGTACACCCCAAAGAAGCTAAAATTTTAGAGGAGAGCTTCACGGCAAACGGCTCGCAGCGAGGCATCATGGTTAGACGCCTAGCCGCAAACGATCCGCTTTTAGAAAAGGTTAGCTTTGAGGTGCCGTGGGCTCAGTATTTCGAGGTCAGCACCCCGGAAATTTCAAGCGATAAAATCAATATTAATTTCGAAATTTATCCGTCAAAGAAGGCGTCTTTAAGCTTTCAAAAAGTGTCGAAATCGATGTACTGGAACGGAGAAGCCTTAGGTAAATAA
- a CDS encoding metallophosphoesterase: MNYVSYRGLFADAALRPLAAHKRALGLFFLTLAMGGVALAFSLRFNFLGPSLRIACSLMLALTFIIFSFVLFTNIVALAVRPVTKRAFSESRRKFLRLYLDVTILILAFSYFFKGIFNAVKLPEVKAQDIELKGLKGELKIAVLTDIHLGDFLGADFARAVTRRVNELDADAVAIVGDIADVKPHRLAEFIAPFNELKSKYGTFYVPGNHEYYNGIDGTLKAIREATNFKILGNENARVGGVNLAGVYDIIGLRFKAYEPDLVAALDSRDVNLPTVLLAHQPKFLKYMDESAPVDLVVSGHTHGGQIFPFSLLVKLDQKYVAGLYRANENTQIYVSRGAGFWGPPVRVMAPSEISLLRLKGVV, encoded by the coding sequence ATGAATTACGTTTCTTATCGCGGGCTTTTCGCGGATGCCGCGCTCAGGCCGCTTGCCGCGCACAAAAGGGCGCTTGGGCTATTTTTCCTGACGCTTGCTATGGGCGGCGTCGCGCTTGCTTTTTCGCTGCGGTTTAACTTTTTGGGACCTAGCCTTCGTATCGCCTGTTCGCTGATGCTGGCGCTGACGTTTATTATCTTTTCGTTCGTGCTTTTTACGAACATCGTCGCGCTCGCGGTTCGTCCCGTAACCAAGCGCGCGTTTAGCGAGAGCAGACGTAAATTTTTGCGCCTTTACCTTGACGTCACGATACTTATTTTGGCGTTTAGCTACTTTTTTAAAGGCATCTTTAACGCCGTAAAATTACCCGAAGTAAAAGCGCAGGATATCGAGTTAAAGGGGCTAAAGGGCGAGCTAAAGATCGCGGTTTTAACTGATATCCATCTGGGAGATTTTTTGGGAGCGGACTTTGCGCGGGCGGTCACTAGGCGCGTAAATGAGCTAGATGCCGACGCGGTCGCGATCGTGGGCGATATCGCCGACGTGAAGCCGCACCGTTTGGCCGAGTTTATCGCGCCATTTAACGAGCTAAAGAGCAAATACGGCACCTTTTACGTGCCAGGCAATCACGAGTACTATAACGGCATCGACGGCACGCTAAAAGCGATCCGCGAGGCGACGAATTTTAAAATTTTAGGCAACGAAAACGCGCGAGTCGGCGGAGTAAATTTAGCCGGCGTTTATGATATCATCGGTCTTAGATTTAAAGCATACGAGCCCGATCTAGTCGCTGCTCTGGACAGTCGCGACGTAAATTTGCCAACCGTTTTGCTCGCTCATCAGCCTAAGTTTTTAAAATACATGGACGAAAGCGCGCCCGTGGATCTGGTCGTGAGCGGACACACGCACGGCGGACAAATTTTTCCGTTTTCGCTGCTAGTAAAGCTGGATCAAAAATACGTCGCCGGGCTATACCGCGCGAATGAAAATACGCAAATTTACGTTAGCCGAGGCGCCGGGTTTTGGGGGCCGCCGGTGCGCGTGATGGCGCCTAGCGAGATTTCGTTATTAAGACTAAAAGGAGTTGTATGA